Sequence from the Fusarium oxysporum Fo47 chromosome VI, complete sequence genome:
TAGGGAACGAGCCGCCTGTGCCTGTAGCAGTAGCCGCCTATCAAGGTCGTTAGTTTAATCACGCAGAAGTACGATGTATCATGACTTACACGTCCAGTGGCTGTGATGTCGGAACTCTTGCACTTGCCAGTCTCACTGGGCACAGCGTCAGAGCCTGAACCAACAGCAACGATGTCCTCATCACCACAATCAGCAGCCTGAGCGAGATGGACCTCCTCGTTATCCCAATCGAAGACGAAGTATCCGGCTCGCAGAACAGAGTCACCAAGAATCTGCTGGTCGCTGGTAGGTACAAGACCAATGTAGCACGTTCCAggtccaagctcaagaataAAGTCGCTGAAGGCAACTTTAATGATTTTATCGCCAAACCCAAAATCAACCGTGCCATCGAGGTCGCGGTTTTCACAGTCGGTCATGTAAAAACCCTCACCATCGTTCTGAGCATCGAGAGCCTCCAGAATTGGTCGCGCGACCGACATGTGCATGCGGGTGAGAGTCGTTCCAGAGTCGAGCATAACGTTGGAGTCAGAGCTCGAGACACGAATGTCCTGTGTATCACCGCTAATAGTGACGCCGAGGCTATCCAACTCCACGGCGAGACGGTACTCACCACCCTCGCCGCGAATGATAGGGCGCGTCTCCAGCTTGCCAATATACTTACTGCGATCAATACCGCCGTAGATTAGGGCACCCTCGGTATCATCAGAGTGTCGTAGATCAAGCGCGAACACACGGCTGTTGATAAGTCCCTGATCAGCCATGGAAGTGAGCAATAAGCTGTAAGGCTCATCGCCGTCAAATCCAGCCCTCAGGTCAGGCGCAAGACCCAGAATACCCTGTGAGATACCATTGCTCTCAACCAAGACACCAAAAGTCTGATTCCTCAACTTTGAGTCTCCAAATGTCATGAGATCTGTATAGTATCGGATCGTCGCTGATGTGTGCGTCGATGAATCGGACGCGTCGCCATAGTTGAGTGTCTCGCCACCAAAAGGGCCGATGGGTGGTGTCTTTGACTTTCGAGGGTCGTATTGTCCAAAGTCAAGACATTGGTTGTATTGAAGAGCAGATTGAGCTTCTTCGCAGTCGGGGTTTACCCAGAGTTCGTTGGAGCCAGTATCGAGAAGGACTGTGACTTTTTGAGGAGGAGTACCGATTTCAACTATAGAGTATTAACAACTGTAGTTAATATTGAGGCTGCAGTGACATACTGTCTGTTGCGTAGAAGAAATCTTTGTTCTCGAGTCGAACGGCGATAGCGTCACCGTCTTGACGCTTATCGTGctgcttgttcttgtttCGCTCAACGGTACCAACGTGCATCGACAGATAACCTTTACCGGCCTTTGATCTCGGGAAGCTAACGGCGTCAACGCTACCGAGTAGAGCCGCGGCTGTAGTTATCGTGGTCCACCTCATGATGACTTCTGTGGTGTTGTTTGCAAAAGGCTACAACGGTTTCTGACAACGCTCCCAGGGGAAGAGAGGCTGCCTCGTCTTTAAACTAACAACTCCAGGACCCCCAGTGGCGTTTTCCCTGCCTACCTCACCCCCGGGCTGTGCCTTGGTTGGTGGATGTGCTAGGATCTCAAGGGACGGAATTAGCGGGATGCGCTTGGCTGGGGGTCTTGGCGTTTGCTTAGACGTTGGGCAATACGGTACGGCTGAAAAGTCCTTGACGTAGAGGTTTTGGACCTGCATAATTAGGCTTTGGGGCGTTAATTTGCGCATAATGTGACTCTGCTGGCTTCTGTTGTGTAACGTGTTTCTGTTCAGAGCATGTGTTCTGCGCAGTGAGTCTCTTCTAACTAACAAGAGACAGCTATTATTTGTCTCTGTCGAACAATGCCTTTCTTCACGTTGAATCAGAGTGCCAATTCAAGGCTCGCTAGCCCCCCCATGTCTCACATTACAGGCGTGATCCATTCAGCTTGGCTCATTTATCATGACTCCGCCTCTCTTCCCAGCAACCAGGCTAACCCCAACCAAGCAGATCTTCGGTCATTTCCCAATGAGACTCGCCTTCTTCCTGATCACAAGAAACACGGCAATCACTGTAGTGTCTTGGCCAGTTGAAGGATGCAGTAAGAGGGCTAGCATTCAGCTTAAAAATCAGAAGGGTAGGCGGCTTGCGCGGCCTTTTGCAGTGGATGATGTATTTGAAGCTCAATTGGGATTAGGGATCTCAGCCCGTGGCGATTTCGTCCCTTGGCTCTGCGCCTTGTGCCACAGTTGAAAGAACGGCAGCAACGGGCATTTGGTGAATGAGAGAGGGAGGCTTGGTAGAGATACGATATGTTGCATGCTTATTCTGAGTCGCATAAAGTGAAACGTTGGATGCAAACGTGTGAAGCGATTGGACACACAATCAAGCTTGACCCTGTTGCTTGTGGAAATTAAGCTCACGGAAGCCGACTCTTATGGTTGCAAGAAATAGATGATCGGAAGTTTATCTACAGTAACGTTCGGTGATCTCCCACCTCATTTCTCAAGCATATCCTAGCCTGCCACTCGACAATCAGAGTTTTACCCGAATGCACTGGTGTGTCTGTTTTACTTTATTTGGGCTGATGGCTCTCAGCCCTGGCGTGGAATCCTTGTTCGCGAAGCCGATGTAGGGTAAGACATTATGACTTTTAAAGTTgcattgatgatgagcaagCCATGTACAACGACGTTTGCGCTTAATGATACGCAAGCCATTCGGCTGCGATTCTTAATCGGCGGCCTCATTGTAATTTGATGTTGCAGCGCGTTCTTGTGGCGCAAATGGGGGCCATGAGCAGGCGTACTGAGGACTTCAGCTAACGACTTGATGAAAGTTAGTGACATAAGGGTGAGAACAGAAGAAAGGTGATCCTCAGTATGTTAAATTTTATCAAGTCAATCTAAGGTATTCCAAAACCTTTTTATCTAGCTGGTAATTTACAGGTCGTTATATTTTACAAGTCATGCCATCTATCCAGTCTCATTTTATTTATGCCTTCAAACCTGTGCCAGACACCAACAGCGTAACGCTGCCGAGCTGTCTTCTCACATCCTCCTTGTTAACATCATGGGTATCCTCGACCTCTCCCCACTGTCCGGTCTGCCAGTCAACCTCAAGACTAGTGGCAACAgcggcttcttcaacaccaaatTTCTTGCCAGGGTTCAAATGACCCCTTGCGACTGAGCCCTCAGTCCACTCAACTACAAATCGTGCAGCAGCAATGAGACTCTTTCCAGCCAATGTGGCACGCTCAAGTCCAGCAATCTCGAAAGCATCGAGACCAGTGATCCAGCCCTGAACAATCTCGCGAACTCCAGGTGCCTGTGACTGAGGCAAGATGGAGTGGCCGTCAAGAACAGGATTGATGGTGATGCCTGGCCAAACATGTGTTGTCAGGAAGGACACAATCTCCTCGGCTGTGCGCTTCTGTACATCTCGTAGCGACTCTCCAGCATCATTCTTGAGATCGTGCTCTCCTGCGGGAGGGTTCCAGCAGAGAATGGAATCGGTATCGAGGTATCGTAATAATGTTGTAGCAATGGCATTTCGAACCTCTGAAATTTCGCCCCCAGGGGTATTATCAGCCGCTGCGATATCAAGAGCTCGGCACGTTAGACTTGTAAGAGGGATCAAATGATGTCTTGTAGCATCTTGGGCAGAAGTCAAAAGATCCCATTCGAGGGCGAGAGCGGAGGCAAGATCGGGCTTGGTGATGGGAATTCGAACGATCCCCTTTGTCACAGGATGTCTCAACGGTCGAGTATCGAGGAAGACTTGAAGAGCACCTGTATCTCATCAGCACACCGTTTGATGGTGGGGTAAAAGTATTTCGACTAACCGTCTACTTCCTTCACAGAAACATCCTTCCAGAATCGCTTCTTCAAACCACCGCCTCCCTTTCCAGAGCTAGCATTTCGAAGCTCCTTAGCATTCTTGAGCATCTCAGCCTGCTTCCTCCGCCTGGCGACTCGCTGATGGACATTTTCGGAGGGTTGGATCGGCGGCTCAGGTGGCGGGCCGGTGCCGACCACCGGAGCGACATTGGCGGCCTTGACAACGGTCGAGTGAATTGGACGGACAAAGGCCGGGCGCTGGACGAGCCGAGGCGCAATGCGAAGTGGTACTCGTGTTACAGACTTCATTCTAGGCGACGAGTTGGGTCGTGGATCGAGGTTGAGGGAATGAAGCTGGGGGATTTAAAGATGCGACCCGGAAAATTGGGTCTGGCTGGAAGTTCGGAGTGGGTGGATTCAGGGTCGACATGATGTCACTCTCTGAAGGTGAGAGCTATGAAAGGGGCCTCAGGAACTCCTTTTTGACATGTAAATGTGATAATCGTAGTATATTAGACAGTCTCTAGTAGTCATTCAAACTATTAAGATATTTTAGAGCATCAATGTAAGTTTAATTGAGCATCTGAAAGACCGCGGGTACCTGAAACGGCTGTGCTCCATTCTCCAGCAGCAACCTTGCCTTAGGACAGTGGCCATACCAGTGGGACAATGGCATATGAAAATGCTAATTATATGAGAGATGGGAAGATAAAAGACATAAGAGAAAGCTTAACCACTGTAAAAGACCGAAGACTCAGCAATTGAAATCCTACCGTCGACatttgaagctgaagacCAATGCCAAAGTTGACACGAATCCCCGTCCGATAAGGGGCTGATAAGATCACGTGATGCGGCACCACTCATCCCTGAAGCGTAACTGCGACGTGGTGATTCTACCTTAGGAGCGCCTCGACCGCAACCTCAAGTCTCCCTCGACCAAATCTTTCACCTCAACCCAGTTGCCCAACATGAGTTACGGCAAGAAGGACGAAGACGCCGACCTCGGGCTGGTCAAGGTTGACCGAACTCAAGTCTTCCAAGAAGGTCCGTCTCCTACAATCGCCTTATTCCTATCCCCCCCCCCACAGTCAAGCTAAATAGTCCAACAGCACGACTCTTCAACAGCTCCCCTATCCAGCCCCGACGATGTCGCATTCTACTCACCAAGAtcgctcttcttctctacACGGGAGAGAAGTTCCCCACCAACGAAGCTACAACCCTCTTCTTCGGtatctcgaagctcttccaGAACAAGGATGCCAGTCTCCGACAGATGGTCCACCTTGTTATCAAGGAGCTCGCCAACTCAGCTGAGGATATTATTATGGTTACCAGCACGATTATGAAGGATACCGGCGGTAGCACCGACGCCATCTACCGACCCAATGCCATTCGCGCCCTCTGCCGTATTATCGATGTAGGTTGCTTTGCTGGCAGGTACACCGACACCCCTGGATGCTGACACTGTAAAGGCCACGACCGTACAATCGATCGAACGAGTTATGAAGACCGCAATTGTCGACAAGAACCCCTCAGTATCCTCTGCCGCTCTCGTTTCCTCTTACCACCTCCTTCCTATCGCTAAGGATGTCGTCCGACGATGGCAGAGCGAGACCCAAGAGGCGGCTGCCTCTAGCAAGTCCTCTGGTGGCTTCTCCCTTGGATTCTCCACCTCAAGCAGCCAAGTTCCCATGAACCACTCGACCATGTCGCAATATCACGCTGTTGGACTTCTATATCAGATGCGCATGCACGACCGAATGGCCCTTGTCAAGATGGTTCAGCAATTcggtgctgctggtgctCTCAAGAACCCCGCTGCTATCATCATGCTGGTTCGACTTGCTGCACAGCTCGCTGAGGAGGATGCTTCATTGAGGAAGCCCATGATGCAGCTCCTCGATGGCTGGCTGCGACACAAGAGCGAAATGGTCAACTTTGAAGCTGCTAAGGCTATCTGCGACATGCGAGATGTTACCGATGCTGAGGTAGCGCAAGCTGTCCACGTTCTTCAACTGTTCCTCACCTCGCCCCGCGCTGTTACCAAGTTCGCCGCTCTCCGAATCCTCCACAACTTTGCTAGTTTCAAGCCTACCGCCGTCAACGCCTGCAACCCCGATATCGAgcttctcatctccaacagCAACCGATCCATTGCCACATTCGCTATCACCACGCTCCTTAAGACCGGTAACGAGGCCAGTGTCGACAGGTTAATGAAGCAGATTTCCACCTTCATGTCCGAGATTACCGATGAGTTCAAGATTACAATTGTGGAGGCTATCCGAACCTTGTGCCTCAAGTTCCCCAGCAAGCAGGCTGGTATGCTCACCTTCCTCAGCGGTATTCTGCGTGATGAGGGTGGATACGAGTTCAAGAGGGCTGTTGTGGAGAGTATGTTCGACTTGATCAAGTTCGTGCCTGATTCCAAGGAGGATGCGCTCGCCCACCTATGCGAATTTATCGAGGATTGCGAGTTCACTAAGCTGGCTGTCCGAATCCTTCACCTTATTGGTCTTGAGGGTCCCAAGACCGCTCAGCCTACCAAGTATATCCGATATATTTACAACCGAGTGGTTCTTGAGAACGCCATTGTgcgagctgctgctgtcactGCCCTCGCCAAGTTCGGTGTTGGACAGAAGGACCCTGAGGTTAAGAGCAGTGTTCGTGTTCTCCTCACCCGATGCCtggatgatgtcgatgacGAGGTCCGTGATCGTGCTGCCCTTAACCTCAAGCTCATGAatgaggaggacgatgagaTGGCTGCTCGATTCGTCAAGAATGGTAAGCATGAATTAACGACTGACTGTGGATCACTGCTAATGCGCGAACAGAGAACATGTTCTCCCTTCCCTACttcgagcagcagcttgtCTTGTACGTCACATCAGACGACAAGTCCGCTTTCGATAGTCCATTCGATATTGCCAAGATCCCTGTGGTTACTCGGGAGCAAGCCGACGCTGAGGACCGATCCAAGAAGCTGATTGCCACAGCCCCTACACTCAAGGCCCCCAAGGTTGGCCCTACCAAGCCTACCGGAGCCGAGGCtgttgcttctgcttctgctcaGGCTCAACGATATGCCCAGGAGCTGCTCGAGATCCCCGAAATGAAGGAGTTTGGCAGCGTCCTCAAGTCTTCGCCTGTTATCGAGCTTACTGAGGCTGAGACCGAGTATGTTGTTAGCCTGGTCAAGCACATCTTCAAGGAGCACATTGTCCTCCAATATGAGGTTAAGAACACTTTGCCCGACACTATCCTTGAGAACGTCTCCGTTGTCGCTACTCCCgcagacgaggaggagcttgaggaggtcttcatcatccaagctgagaagcttgcAACTGATGAGCCCGGCAAGGTCTATGTTGCTTTTAAGAAGGTTGGCGGCGAGGCTTCTCTGCCCATCTCCACCTTCTCCAACGTCCTCAAGTTCACCAGTAAGGAGATCGACCCCTCAACAGGCGAGCCCGAGGATTCCGGCTACGATGATGAGTACGAGGTGGCCGAGTTCGACCTTGCTGGCAGTGACTACGTGATCCCCACATTCGCTGGCAACTTCAGCCACATCTGGGAGCAGGTTGGCGCTTCTGGAG
This genomic interval carries:
- a CDS encoding aspartic peptidase domain-containing protein, producing the protein MRKLTPQSLIMQVQNLYVKDFSAVPYCPTSKQTPRPPAKRIPLIPSLEILAHPPTKAQPGGEPFANNTTEVIMRWTTITTAAALLGSVDAVSFPRSKAGKGYLSMHVGTVERNKNKQHDKRQDGDAIAVRLENKDFFYATDIEIGTPPQKVTVLLDTGSNELWVNPDCEEAQSALQYNQCLDFGQYDPRKSKTPPIGPFGGETLNYGDASDSSTHTSATIRYYTDLMTFGDSKLRNQTFGVLVESNGISQGILGLAPDLRAGFDGDEPYSLLLTSMADQGLINSRVFALDLRHSDDTEGALIYGGIDRSKYIGKLETRPIIRGEGGEYRLAVELDSLGVTISGDTQDIRVSSSDSNVMLDSGTTLTRMHMSVARPILEALDAQNDGEGFYMTDCENRDLDGTVDFGFGDKIIKVAFSDFILELGPGTCYIGLVPTSDQQILGDSVLRAGYFVFDWDNEEVHLAQAADCGDEDIVAVGSGSDAVPSETGKCKSSDITATGRAATATGTGGSFPTSAYTTTYTITSCPDFERDCATGVVTTQTFSGRPTVTVTAGAGSGGGDDDNAAWQPIPLSWVFAVIGGFALGVNLL
- a CDS encoding coatomer subunit gamma — translated: MSYGKKDEDADLGLVKVDRTQVFQEARLFNSSPIQPRRCRILLTKIALLLYTGEKFPTNEATTLFFGISKLFQNKDASLRQMVHLVIKELANSAEDIIMVTSTIMKDTGGSTDAIYRPNAIRALCRIIDATTVQSIERVMKTAIVDKNPSVSSAALVSSYHLLPIAKDVVRRWQSETQEAAASSKSSGGFSLGFSTSSSQVPMNHSTMSQYHAVGLLYQMRMHDRMALVKMVQQFGAAGALKNPAAIIMLVRLAAQLAEEDASLRKPMMQLLDGWLRHKSEMVNFEAAKAICDMRDVTDAEVAQAVHVLQLFLTSPRAVTKFAALRILHNFASFKPTAVNACNPDIELLISNSNRSIATFAITTLLKTGNEASVDRLMKQISTFMSEITDEFKITIVEAIRTLCLKFPSKQAGMLTFLSGILRDEGGYEFKRAVVESMFDLIKFVPDSKEDALAHLCEFIEDCEFTKLAVRILHLIGLEGPKTAQPTKYIRYIYNRVVLENAIVRAAAVTALAKFGVGQKDPEVKSSVRVLLTRCLDDVDDEVRDRAALNLKLMNEEDDEMAARFVKNENMFSLPYFEQQLVLYVTSDDKSAFDSPFDIAKIPVVTREQADAEDRSKKLIATAPTLKAPKVGPTKPTGAEAVASASAQAQRYAQELLEIPEMKEFGSVLKSSPVIELTEAETEYVVSLVKHIFKEHIVLQYEVKNTLPDTILENVSVVATPADEEELEEVFIIQAEKLATDEPGKVYVAFKKVGGEASLPISTFSNVLKFTSKEIDPSTGEPEDSGYDDEYEVAEFDLAGSDYVIPTFAGNFSHIWEQVGASGEEVTETLQLSGMESIADATEQLTKALSLQPLEGTDVPVNQTTHTLKLLGKTVGGGRVVANVRMAYSSKTGVTTKITVRSEEENVAALVIASVA